The following proteins are encoded in a genomic region of Nicoliella spurrieriana:
- a CDS encoding MMPL family transporter codes for MQLLKRINANWLIVIVIWLVAVFFALAKLPNVTNLITNNAQPQFNQSSQITKETQLQNSWGRGLAHSTTLDVVYNNSNGKLDGTQQSKINTAIRNLQKDRSIGIKQIISINNTPNGILQLASNDQTTQIVRVTVSNEAAVSNATINKLQEKMNIAGLNTYVTSPEVVAHANAQQFAHVSKLVMIISFIVIFILTAIFFRSIVAPVISAVTMLITELTALSLIGNLTVHKHVAFSPLTPILVTMITLILGSIFNFMIIKAVSEEISNHRDSLNATTSGLKRVAMPIVTVALVLTISFAGLSFVNFYPLRAFASLSIVFIILLAAVFTINPILTSLMGAELLWPRHQPLHVETHRFWHQLMRLPLWQPIVGILLIAYIVVPFAYSYRNNVTYGNLDDAKSTNQAMVGARILQAHFSQGKATPVTIYLHNAKQPLNQQANVAKIDELTTKLKAVPNVNAVYSITQPSGVPINKYYVQGQLNSITKKIDSVQVQLTNSIKKVNQGTKNITAAKLSSEATALSQLKATADELASENGQLASQLVGAGQTSSQNGRSKSARAYQNEINRLKQTIASAETSLSSIQSKGQQITTASDTLNTQLSKYTAKLQTAKGILASIKGATKAANQKLTPIYDYLTGLAKSNVGAAYYITPTQLADTDFQQSLYTNNSADNKTTKLTVMLQSDPNNAAQTARTINNLQRTANVVLQGTELQSSTVAITGQPAQQTELRANFAKFGMISLVLIAAFILVVLFIISKSILNPLFWLTTVVISFLAGLQLTTLMTHYAMGIDQLSWEALIISGMMVSIIGLIEMTILAISYRQRQLPFFATIVEGVDQLGTIIRYISGFSIVIGLVLFAMNVQSLKQAGVIMIISTIIFNIIFPIVAVGLGKLAEYRPAKSK; via the coding sequence ATGCAACTACTAAAAAGAATCAATGCAAACTGGTTAATTGTGATCGTCATCTGGTTGGTAGCGGTCTTTTTCGCACTAGCCAAACTACCTAACGTTACTAATCTAATCACTAATAACGCGCAACCACAATTTAATCAATCATCACAAATCACGAAGGAAACTCAACTCCAAAATTCATGGGGACGGGGATTAGCACATTCCACCACCCTAGACGTGGTTTATAACAATTCGAATGGCAAATTGGATGGTACCCAGCAATCCAAAATCAATACCGCCATTCGCAACCTACAAAAGGACCGTTCCATCGGCATAAAACAAATTATTTCAATTAACAATACGCCGAATGGGATTTTACAATTGGCATCTAACGACCAAACCACCCAGATCGTGCGGGTCACCGTTAGCAATGAAGCCGCCGTTTCCAATGCCACCATTAATAAATTACAGGAAAAAATGAATATTGCAGGATTAAATACATACGTAACTAGTCCTGAGGTGGTCGCGCACGCCAATGCGCAACAATTTGCGCACGTTTCTAAACTGGTCATGATTATTTCATTCATTGTCATTTTTATCCTGACCGCTATTTTCTTCCGTTCAATTGTTGCTCCGGTCATTTCGGCAGTCACCATGCTAATTACGGAACTGACGGCCCTTAGCCTGATCGGTAATTTAACCGTGCACAAGCACGTGGCCTTTTCTCCATTAACACCCATCTTAGTTACTATGATCACCCTAATCCTTGGGAGCATCTTTAACTTCATGATCATTAAGGCAGTTAGCGAGGAAATTAGCAACCACCGTGATTCGCTCAATGCAACCACTAGTGGTTTAAAGCGGGTTGCAATGCCAATCGTTACGGTCGCATTGGTCCTTACAATTAGCTTCGCGGGGCTTTCCTTCGTTAACTTCTATCCACTAAGGGCATTTGCATCGTTATCCATTGTATTTATTATTTTATTAGCAGCGGTCTTTACCATTAACCCCATCCTCACTAGTTTAATGGGCGCCGAATTACTATGGCCACGGCACCAACCACTCCATGTCGAAACCCATCGGTTCTGGCATCAATTAATGCGGTTACCACTATGGCAACCCATCGTTGGCATTCTTTTGATTGCATACATCGTGGTTCCATTTGCATATTCATACCGTAATAACGTTACCTATGGTAACTTAGATGATGCTAAGAGTACTAATCAAGCAATGGTGGGGGCTAGAATCCTTCAAGCCCACTTTAGTCAGGGGAAGGCGACTCCGGTTACCATTTATCTTCATAACGCTAAGCAGCCCCTTAACCAACAGGCCAACGTAGCAAAAATCGACGAATTAACCACCAAGCTAAAGGCGGTCCCAAATGTTAATGCGGTGTATTCAATTACCCAACCTAGCGGGGTTCCAATCAATAAGTACTACGTTCAAGGCCAGCTTAATAGCATTACTAAAAAGATCGACTCCGTTCAAGTTCAATTAACAAATAGCATCAAAAAGGTCAATCAGGGGACTAAGAACATCACCGCTGCGAAGTTAAGTTCTGAAGCTACTGCCCTTAGCCAATTAAAAGCAACCGCTGACGAACTAGCTAGTGAAAACGGCCAATTAGCAAGTCAACTTGTGGGGGCTGGTCAAACTAGCAGTCAAAATGGCCGTAGCAAAAGTGCCCGAGCCTACCAAAATGAAATTAACCGCTTAAAACAAACAATCGCTAGTGCCGAAACCAGCCTCAGCTCGATTCAAAGTAAGGGCCAACAAATTACCACCGCTTCAGACACCCTTAACACCCAGTTAAGCAAGTACACGGCCAAGTTACAAACGGCTAAGGGGATCCTAGCAAGCATTAAGGGGGCCACTAAAGCAGCTAACCAAAAGCTAACCCCGATTTATGACTACCTAACCGGATTAGCTAAGAGTAACGTGGGGGCTGCTTATTACATTACCCCTACGCAGCTAGCTGATACTGACTTTCAGCAGTCTCTATACACTAACAACAGTGCTGATAATAAGACCACTAAGTTGACCGTGATGTTACAATCCGATCCTAATAATGCTGCACAAACTGCCCGGACGATTAACAACTTGCAGCGCACTGCTAACGTAGTATTACAGGGCACTGAGCTCCAATCATCAACGGTTGCGATTACCGGCCAACCAGCTCAACAAACTGAATTAAGAGCTAATTTTGCAAAATTTGGAATGATTAGCCTCGTTTTAATTGCAGCCTTCATCCTGGTGGTTCTCTTTATCATCAGCAAATCGATTCTAAATCCCCTATTCTGGTTGACCACCGTAGTGATCAGCTTCCTAGCGGGATTGCAATTAACCACCCTAATGACCCACTATGCAATGGGCATTGATCAACTCAGTTGGGAGGCCCTAATCATTAGTGGGATGATGGTTAGCATCATCGGTTTAATCGAAATGACCATTCTTGCCATCAGTTACCGGCAGCGTCAATTGCCGTTTTTTGCGACCATTGTCGAAGGGGTTGACCAACTTGGAACCATCATTAGATACATCAGTGGTTTCTCAATTGTGATCGGCTTAGTCCTATTTGCAATGAACGTTCAGTCACTCAAACAGGCTGGCGTTATCATGATTATTAGTACCATTATTTTCAACATCATTTTCCCAATCGTTGCGGTTGGGTTAGGCAAGCTAGCTGAATATCGGCCAGCTAAGTCGAAATAA
- a CDS encoding LTA synthase family protein, which translates to MGFFWLLVALFWIKTIAAYFIDFQLSITGGFEMFIALINPIATTILIFGIALYFKRSRIFYPLIFILDILNTVLLYLNVIYFREFTDFMTINTITGYSKVNQGLSGSSLALTASHDFIYWIDIVLVLLLVIFRVIKMDNRPLRPKVGFTITSIGLLLFSFNLALGEMDRPQLITRTFDRTYIVKYLGLDAFTAYDAAKSQHTNDLRAMATKSELKNVLKFTRSHYAPANPKMKGIAKGRNVIVIHLESFQQFLIDKKINGKEVTPFLNKIYHSKSTYAFDNFFHQVGQGKTSDAENMLETSTYGLPQGSLFSQLGSDNTFQAAPAILKQNGNYTSAVFHGNVASFWNRNNTYKNMGYQYFFDASYYDVSGDKSTGYGLKDKLLFNDSIKYLQNLQQPFYVKYITVTNHFPYTMDAEDNDDNFKSTDTGDSIIDNYFKTAHYLDQSIKEFYAYLKKSGLLKKSIIMIYGDHYGISDTENQNLAKVISKDPDKWDDFDNAQMQRVPFMLNIPGTKGGYISHKYGGEIDALPTLLHLLGVNSKPFVQFGTDLFSSKHDQVVAFRNRDWIDPQYTSISGTIYDNQTGKPAKLTKAEIKKVQKIKEKVSLELSLSDTLNEQNLLRFYKPKGFKEVDASDYNYANGLQKAEKIEKQLGKKSTSLLSKRGGKSTVNLYKTDAPEVSHHSTDSNRLKVTNPDSNK; encoded by the coding sequence ATGGGCTTCTTCTGGCTGCTAGTTGCCCTATTTTGGATCAAAACCATTGCTGCATACTTCATTGATTTTCAATTAAGCATCACGGGTGGATTCGAAATGTTCATCGCATTAATCAACCCCATTGCAACCACCATTTTAATTTTTGGAATTGCACTGTACTTTAAGCGTTCGAGAATCTTTTATCCGTTAATTTTTATCTTAGATATTTTAAACACCGTCTTATTATATTTAAACGTGATTTACTTTCGTGAATTTACGGACTTTATGACGATCAACACGATTACCGGTTATTCAAAAGTTAACCAGGGGTTAAGCGGCAGTTCACTTGCCCTAACCGCCTCCCATGATTTTATCTATTGGATCGACATCGTCTTAGTACTACTGTTAGTTATCTTTAGGGTGATTAAAATGGATAATCGGCCCCTCAGGCCTAAGGTCGGCTTTACGATCACTTCGATTGGATTGTTACTATTTAGTTTCAACCTAGCACTCGGTGAAATGGATCGGCCCCAGTTAATTACCAGAACCTTTGATCGGACTTACATCGTTAAGTACTTAGGCTTAGATGCATTTACCGCATATGATGCTGCAAAGTCCCAACACACCAATGATCTTCGTGCAATGGCCACTAAATCAGAATTAAAGAACGTCTTAAAGTTCACCCGGAGCCACTATGCCCCTGCCAATCCGAAAATGAAGGGAATTGCCAAGGGCCGCAATGTGATTGTGATTCACCTAGAAAGTTTCCAGCAGTTTTTAATTGATAAAAAGATTAACGGGAAGGAAGTGACCCCGTTTCTAAATAAAATCTACCATAGTAAGTCTACGTATGCATTTGATAACTTCTTCCACCAAGTGGGTCAGGGGAAAACATCGGATGCTGAAAACATGTTAGAGACCAGTACCTATGGTTTACCACAGGGTTCCCTATTCTCACAGCTAGGTAGCGATAATACGTTCCAAGCAGCCCCCGCCATTTTAAAGCAAAATGGTAATTACACCAGTGCGGTCTTCCATGGTAACGTTGCTAGCTTTTGGAACCGGAATAATACTTACAAGAACATGGGTTACCAATATTTCTTTGACGCCAGCTACTATGATGTTTCTGGTGATAAATCAACTGGTTACGGACTAAAGGATAAATTGTTATTTAACGATTCAATTAAATACCTCCAAAATCTCCAACAACCGTTCTATGTTAAATACATCACGGTTACTAACCACTTCCCTTACACAATGGATGCTGAGGATAATGATGATAACTTTAAATCAACTGATACCGGTGATTCGATTATCGACAACTACTTTAAGACCGCCCACTACCTGGACCAATCAATCAAAGAATTCTACGCATACCTTAAAAAATCAGGATTATTGAAAAAATCAATCATTATGATTTATGGTGACCATTACGGGATTTCTGACACCGAAAATCAAAACCTTGCCAAGGTGATTAGTAAGGATCCTGATAAATGGGATGATTTTGATAATGCCCAGATGCAACGGGTCCCATTCATGCTAAACATCCCTGGCACCAAGGGCGGTTATATTAGCCATAAATACGGTGGTGAAATTGACGCCCTCCCAACGCTGCTTCACCTGCTTGGGGTTAATTCCAAACCGTTCGTTCAATTTGGGACCGACCTCTTCTCAAGTAAGCACGACCAAGTCGTCGCATTTAGAAATCGGGATTGGATTGATCCGCAATACACGTCAATTAGTGGCACGATTTACGATAACCAAACTGGGAAACCAGCTAAATTAACCAAAGCAGAAATTAAAAAGGTCCAAAAGATTAAGGAAAAGGTTTCACTGGAGCTCTCCCTATCTGACACCCTAAACGAACAAAATCTCTTACGATTCTACAAACCAAAGGGCTTCAAAGAAGTGGACGCCAGCGATTATAACTACGCCAACGGCCTCCAAAAAGCCGAAAAAATTGAAAAGCAACTAGGTAAAAAATCCACCAGCCTCCTTTCAAAACGGGGTGGGAAGTCGACTGTGAACCTATACAAGACTGATGCCCCTGAGGTTAGTCACCATTCCACTGACTCAAATCGTCTGAAGGTAACCAACCCGGATTCAAATAAGTAG
- a CDS encoding histidine phosphatase family protein, which yields MAFNIYIVRHGQTYYNIYNKLQGWSNSPLTQKGIDGAKQTADKLKQIPFKAAFCSDTTRAEQTANIILGANQVSDAKLTVSPFFREEFYGYFEGTDMNQAWYLAGAPHGKPTFKAIVESDSIGTAKDYLKQADPFHQAENNEEYWHRLNQGLALIKNDSAIHDGDNVLLISHGNTVLSIVERFGRGKYDVTERPANGSITKLAVSDDETVVTDYNIQ from the coding sequence ATGGCATTTAATATTTACATTGTCCGCCATGGGCAAACTTATTACAATATTTATAATAAACTGCAGGGGTGGAGTAATTCACCATTGACCCAAAAGGGGATTGATGGCGCCAAGCAAACTGCTGATAAGTTAAAGCAGATTCCATTTAAGGCGGCTTTTTGTAGTGATACCACCCGCGCTGAACAAACTGCTAACATCATTTTAGGTGCCAACCAGGTTTCAGATGCTAAATTAACCGTTTCACCATTCTTTAGGGAAGAGTTTTATGGTTACTTTGAAGGAACCGACATGAACCAAGCTTGGTACTTAGCAGGAGCGCCGCATGGGAAACCGACATTTAAGGCAATTGTGGAAAGCGATTCAATTGGAACGGCTAAGGACTACTTAAAGCAAGCCGATCCATTTCATCAAGCTGAAAATAACGAAGAATACTGGCACCGGTTAAATCAGGGGCTAGCTTTAATTAAGAATGATTCAGCAATTCATGACGGTGACAACGTGCTATTAATTAGCCATGGCAATACCGTGTTAAGCATTGTAGAACGATTTGGTCGTGGAAAGTACGATGTGACCGAACGGCCCGCAAATGGGAGTATTACTAAGTTAGCGGTCAGTGATGATGAAACCGTCGTTACCGACTATAACATCCAATAG
- a CDS encoding ion channel, producing the protein MVILALASIGMVILDYIHLVYLYRGWLMFVYYGIWILFILDYLVNLVISNNKRHFLIATCLDLVSLIPGHPIFVFFRIYRVIRIIRSYHLFWRLGWDGKLTKKMHQFIYDTGFIYIFSVSIIILIIAALVFSHFEHYPLKTALWWAITTATTVGYGDIAPQTTGGRLDAAVLMIGGVGFIGLLTSSITDFFTKNNAENDGTSDKLDQLMQQVAQLNQEVQSMRKELKQTQKNAAKKPKASKQRNHH; encoded by the coding sequence ATCGTTATTTTGGCGTTAGCATCGATTGGAATGGTCATCCTAGATTACATCCACTTGGTATATCTATACCGTGGTTGGCTAATGTTTGTCTACTACGGGATTTGGATCCTTTTCATTCTGGACTACCTAGTGAACCTGGTCATCAGTAACAATAAGCGCCACTTCTTAATTGCTACCTGTTTAGACTTGGTCTCGTTAATTCCAGGCCATCCCATCTTCGTCTTCTTTCGGATTTACCGGGTCATTCGAATTATTCGGAGTTACCATCTTTTTTGGCGCCTCGGGTGGGACGGTAAATTAACTAAAAAGATGCATCAGTTCATTTATGACACCGGCTTTATCTACATTTTTTCAGTTAGTATCATTATTCTAATTATTGCCGCACTAGTTTTTTCACACTTTGAGCACTACCCGTTGAAAACAGCATTATGGTGGGCAATTACGACTGCCACTACCGTCGGATACGGTGACATCGCTCCTCAAACCACCGGTGGCCGCCTGGACGCCGCAGTCCTAATGATTGGTGGGGTTGGTTTTATCGGTTTATTGACGTCTTCAATTACCGACTTCTTCACTAAAAATAACGCCGAAAACGATGGGACATCGGATAAATTGGATCAATTAATGCAACAAGTGGCCCAGTTAAATCAGGAGGTCCAATCCATGCGTAAGGAGTTAAAACAGACACAAAAAAACGCCGCTAAAAAGCCCAAGGCTTCTAAGCAGCGTAACCACCATTAA
- a CDS encoding MerR family transcriptional regulator, which yields MNGKHEFFTPIDIHKLIFRIGEVSKICNVSARQLRYWDQKGFIASKRHGESSSRVYDFPSLLRIGSIKGYLDDGYTLKAAVKMTNDKQETIRNIHRFLTHAVYGVERIDGRPMINLGYFDQAKTSYLYGYLTEDEETVYRVVPINDAK from the coding sequence ATGAATGGGAAACATGAATTTTTTACCCCCATTGATATCCATAAACTAATCTTTCGAATCGGTGAAGTAAGCAAAATTTGTAATGTCTCGGCACGACAATTACGATATTGGGATCAAAAGGGCTTTATAGCGTCTAAGCGTCATGGTGAAAGTAGCTCACGGGTGTATGATTTTCCTAGCCTGTTACGAATTGGTTCGATCAAGGGGTATTTGGATGATGGATACACCCTAAAAGCTGCGGTCAAAATGACTAACGATAAGCAAGAAACGATTAGAAACATTCACCGCTTTTTGACCCATGCAGTTTACGGGGTTGAGAGGATTGATGGCCGTCCGATGATTAACCTAGGCTATTTTGATCAAGCGAAAACTAGTTATCTATATGGATATCTAACGGAAGATGAAGAGACGGTTTACCGGGTTGTTCCAATTAATGACGCAAAATAA
- a CDS encoding glycoside hydrolase family 73 protein: protein MKNNQPTRKERGAKPKRHGQLIAILIVIVILAVLVFGFAIRKISTRLENSQQSSQSSSSLTSEQIQQIKQRRAFVNQVAASSIKVYQNDYHVLPSIVTAQAILESDWGNSKLYKVANNPFGIKGSYKGQSISYDTTEYENGKNITVVAKFRKYPNLEAAIKDHDESIKTHFIKQTNVTSYVKAANLLQKNVYATDPQYASKLISVIEEYNLERFDLQALNNN, encoded by the coding sequence TTGAAGAATAATCAACCAACCAGAAAAGAGCGGGGCGCAAAGCCAAAACGCCATGGCCAATTAATTGCCATTTTAATTGTGATTGTCATTTTAGCGGTATTGGTGTTTGGGTTTGCAATTCGTAAAATCAGCACCCGGTTAGAAAATTCGCAACAAAGTTCACAGTCCAGTAGCTCTTTAACTTCTGAACAAATTCAACAAATTAAACAACGACGGGCATTTGTAAATCAAGTGGCCGCATCATCAATTAAGGTTTATCAAAATGACTATCACGTGCTCCCCAGCATTGTGACTGCTCAAGCAATCCTGGAATCTGATTGGGGTAATTCTAAACTCTACAAGGTGGCCAATAACCCATTTGGAATTAAGGGGAGTTATAAGGGCCAGTCGATATCATATGATACGACTGAATATGAAAATGGTAAAAACATCACGGTAGTGGCTAAATTTAGAAAGTATCCAAACTTAGAAGCCGCCATCAAGGATCATGATGAATCAATCAAGACGCATTTTATTAAACAAACGAACGTGACTAGCTACGTAAAGGCCGCTAATCTGCTGCAAAAAAACGTTTATGCGACTGATCCACAATACGCTAGCAAGTTAATTAGTGTAATTGAAGAATATAATCTAGAACGGTTTGACTTACAGGCATTAAACAATAATTAA
- a CDS encoding C40 family peptidase: protein MNNHLKKTFVSIATAFTLFTAGASLTAAKPAHAASDEDATTLIDEANTHMNARYVWGANGPSSFDCSGFTKYVYKKALGVNLPRTAQAQYNSNQKVSVSNLKKGDLVFFGSSSRSISHVGMYIGNGKMIDAQNRGVIKENIHSAWWNLVGAARVGE from the coding sequence ATGAACAATCATTTAAAAAAGACTTTTGTAAGCATCGCCACTGCATTTACTTTATTTACCGCAGGCGCATCACTAACTGCCGCTAAGCCAGCTCACGCTGCTAGTGACGAAGATGCCACTACGTTAATCGATGAAGCAAATACCCACATGAATGCAAGATACGTTTGGGGTGCTAACGGTCCTTCATCATTTGATTGTTCAGGATTCACTAAGTACGTTTACAAAAAGGCATTAGGCGTTAACTTACCAAGAACCGCTCAAGCTCAATACAATTCAAATCAAAAAGTTTCAGTTTCAAACCTTAAAAAGGGTGACCTAGTATTCTTTGGTTCCAGCTCCCGTAGCATTTCACACGTTGGAATGTACATTGGTAACGGCAAGATGATCGATGCTCAAAACCGTGGGGTTATCAAGGAAAACATTCACTCAGCATGGTGGAACCTAGTTGGAGCCGCTCGGGTCGGTGAATAA
- a CDS encoding NAD(P)/FAD-dependent oxidoreductase produces MQDNLYDITIIGGGPVGMFAGFYAGLRNLRVQLIESLPELGGQLNAIYPEKTILDVAGFTGVTGKQLVERLADQLATMDVDVKLGQAVTNLVKGPDAFKIQTTHETSASKTVLIATGGGSFEPRKLAVDNVEQFEHQHIVYSVQNLADFKGKTVIVAGGGNSAVDNALLLSDVAKQVYLIHRRDEFRGMEHMVDQLRASAVKVVTPYLIKKISAQADQVLVTAKKMRTEAETIEIVADKILVNYGFISSNKVSKGWELDLDESHHMFNVDTEMATSVAGVYAVGDSATYEGKDTLIATGFGEVPLAINQIANQLYPDRHLPIHSTALKR; encoded by the coding sequence ATGCAAGATAATCTTTATGATATTACAATCATTGGTGGCGGCCCCGTGGGGATGTTCGCCGGCTTCTACGCGGGTTTAAGAAACTTACGGGTCCAATTAATTGAAAGCCTCCCCGAACTGGGCGGGCAGTTAAATGCCATCTATCCAGAAAAAACGATTTTAGACGTTGCTGGCTTCACCGGTGTAACTGGGAAGCAACTGGTGGAACGCTTAGCTGATCAATTAGCGACCATGGATGTGGATGTTAAGTTAGGCCAAGCGGTAACTAATCTAGTAAAGGGTCCGGATGCATTTAAAATTCAGACCACCCATGAAACTAGTGCTTCCAAAACGGTCTTGATCGCTACCGGTGGGGGATCGTTTGAACCACGGAAATTAGCGGTGGATAACGTTGAACAATTTGAACACCAACACATTGTTTACAGTGTGCAAAATTTAGCCGATTTTAAAGGCAAAACGGTAATCGTCGCCGGTGGGGGTAATTCTGCCGTTGACAACGCCTTATTACTATCAGATGTTGCTAAACAGGTCTATTTGATTCACCGCCGGGATGAATTCCGTGGGATGGAACACATGGTGGACCAACTAAGGGCCTCTGCGGTTAAGGTGGTCACTCCATACCTAATTAAAAAAATATCCGCACAAGCTGATCAAGTGTTGGTCACCGCTAAGAAGATGCGAACGGAAGCCGAAACAATTGAGATTGTGGCGGATAAAATTTTAGTTAATTATGGTTTTATTTCCAGTAACAAGGTGTCAAAGGGATGGGAGTTAGATTTAGATGAATCCCACCACATGTTTAATGTCGATACTGAGATGGCAACGAGCGTTGCTGGCGTCTATGCGGTCGGCGACAGTGCCACCTATGAGGGCAAAGACACCCTAATTGCGACCGGTTTCGGTGAAGTGCCATTAGCAATCAATCAGATTGCTAACCAGCTGTATCCAGACCGGCATCTACCAATTCATAGTACTGCACTCAAACGTTAA
- a CDS encoding alpha/beta fold hydrolase → MRIRKKHIGISIILFIEAIIFIFTLNWQFRGNVLNDVQVHKTRTATVFIPGFAGNAVSTDDFIQQFSEHNIASRTLKIGITKNGKVYTIEQYKKVESDNPLVQLVFKDNTHPYKESNQMVSVMRYLKNKYNITSVNLLGHSSGGNIAYYYMVNHPHLKDLPTVSKFVSIAADYPTNDPYAKGGPQNLPKNLEILNIAGEIWNLKSDAEEAVDIVKPMGKLVQPHVKSYQFWLYRSDPLSAEHSMLHENPVIDKHIAGFLFGFKK, encoded by the coding sequence ATGCGCATTCGCAAAAAACACATTGGGATTTCAATTATCCTGTTCATTGAAGCAATTATTTTTATTTTCACCCTGAATTGGCAGTTTCGGGGCAACGTTTTAAATGACGTCCAGGTTCACAAAACCAGAACGGCCACCGTTTTCATCCCTGGATTTGCTGGAAATGCGGTTTCCACCGATGATTTCATTCAACAATTTAGTGAACACAACATCGCCAGTCGGACCCTTAAAATTGGGATTACTAAAAACGGGAAGGTTTATACAATTGAACAGTATAAGAAGGTAGAAAGTGATAACCCACTGGTACAACTGGTCTTTAAGGATAATACCCACCCCTACAAGGAAAGTAACCAAATGGTCAGCGTAATGCGGTATTTAAAGAATAAATATAACATTACTAGTGTAAACTTACTGGGCCATTCTTCTGGTGGCAATATTGCCTACTACTACATGGTCAACCATCCCCACTTAAAGGATTTACCAACCGTTTCGAAGTTCGTGTCGATTGCAGCTGATTATCCCACTAACGATCCATACGCTAAGGGCGGCCCACAAAACCTGCCTAAAAACCTCGAAATCTTAAACATCGCCGGGGAAATTTGGAACCTTAAAAGTGATGCCGAAGAGGCCGTTGATATCGTTAAACCAATGGGTAAACTGGTGCAACCCCATGTTAAATCTTATCAATTCTGGCTCTACAGAAGTGATCCGCTTAGTGCTGAACACTCAATGCTTCACGAAAACCCAGTCATTGATAAACACATCGCCGGATTCTTATTTGGCTTTAAAAAATAA
- a CDS encoding magnesium transporter CorA family protein: MITTQMVNDKFKWVKVENPNEKDRAKLLNDYDIRRDIIDYALDIHERPRLEIDEDNNYHLFIYDAPVRPAFMGDISVEPIGLLISDHMLFTFTRKRTNYVVPLINSILNNPNISNPSFILDLILEAIFQVTTKYFDYINNANRERTSIQQHLTHKANRDSINQLLGLQTQTVYFLTALNSNSEMLSAVQRTFRSQLTEFQNNRLEDILIEAQQGLSMAQVSSSVTREVTDAYSNLLDSNLNSTMKFLTIFSLVLSIPNIVFAFYGMNVKLPFENSPVGWIISIGISIILCIIIWILYHKRFS, encoded by the coding sequence TTGATAACAACTCAAATGGTCAACGATAAATTTAAATGGGTCAAAGTGGAAAACCCAAATGAGAAGGACCGGGCTAAACTGCTCAATGATTATGATATCAGACGCGACATCATTGATTACGCATTGGATATTCATGAACGGCCCCGGCTCGAAATTGATGAGGATAATAACTACCATCTATTCATCTATGATGCGCCGGTTAGGCCTGCCTTTATGGGTGATATTAGTGTTGAACCAATTGGTTTATTAATCAGTGACCACATGTTATTCACGTTTACTAGAAAGCGCACTAACTACGTCGTTCCACTGATCAATTCGATTCTGAACAATCCTAATATTAGTAACCCTAGCTTTATCTTAGACCTCATTTTGGAAGCTATTTTTCAAGTGACCACCAAGTATTTCGACTACATTAATAACGCTAATCGGGAACGCACTAGCATCCAACAACACCTAACCCATAAGGCTAATCGGGATTCAATTAACCAGCTTTTGGGGTTGCAGACCCAAACGGTCTATTTCTTGACCGCCTTAAATTCAAATTCCGAAATGCTGTCCGCAGTCCAGAGAACCTTTCGTTCCCAGCTAACTGAGTTTCAAAATAATCGCTTAGAGGACATTTTGATTGAAGCCCAACAGGGATTGTCAATGGCCCAAGTATCCAGTAGCGTTACCCGGGAGGTAACGGATGCATACTCAAACCTACTGGATAGTAACCTAAATTCGACCATGAAGTTTTTAACCATTTTTTCACTGGTCCTCTCAATTCCAAACATCGTCTTTGCGTTCTATGGAATGAACGTTAAGCTCCCATTTGAAAATTCACCAGTGGGGTGGATCATTTCAATTGGGATTTCAATCATTTTATGTATTATCATCTGGATTTTATACCATAAACGTTTTTCTTAA